A window of the Bombina bombina isolate aBomBom1 chromosome 3, aBomBom1.pri, whole genome shotgun sequence genome harbors these coding sequences:
- the ABHD13 gene encoding protein ABHD13, which translates to MEKKYSFIWAFTERWLLALASWSWGLCRICLLPLILTFNVYGGVILLLLICVSIAGILFKFQDVLLYFPEQPSSSRIYVPMPTGIPHENIFIKTKDGVHLNLILLRYTGDNSTFTPTIIYFHGNAGNIGHRLPNALLMLVNLKVNLILVDYRGYGKSDGEASEEGLYLDSEAVLDYVMTRPDIDKTKIILFGRSLGGAVAIHLASENAHRISAVMLENTFLSIPHMASTLFSFLPMRYLPLWCYKNKFLSYRKISLCRMPSLFISGLSDQLIPPFMMKQLYELSPSRTKRLAIFPDGTHNDTWQCQGYFAALEQFIKELTNNHCPEEIGKTSNVTII; encoded by the coding sequence ATGGAAAAGAAGTACTCTTTTATTTGGGCATTTACAGAACGGTGGTTGCTGGCATTAGCATCCTGGTCTTGGGGACTATGCAGAATTTGTCTACTGCCCTTAATTTTAACTTTTAATGTGTATGGAGGTGTAATTTTGCTTTTGTTAATTTGTGTTTCCATAGCCGGAATTCTCTTTAAATTTCAGGATGTACTTCTTTATTTCCCTGAACAACCTTCTTCTTCACGAATTTATGTTCCGATGCCAACTGGAATACCacatgaaaatatatttattaaaactaaAGATGGCGTGCATCTTAATCTCATTCTGTTAAGATACACAGGCGATAACTCAACCTTTACACCAactattatttactttcatggtAATGCAGGAAATATTGGACATAGGTTGCCAAATGCTTTGCTGATGCTGGTAAACTTGAAAGTAAACTTGATATTAGTGGATTATAGAGGTTATGGTAAAAGCGATGGAGAGGCGAGTGAAGAAGGTCTTTATCTTGACTCTGAAGCTGTTCTTGACTATGTAATGACAAGACCTGACATAGATAAAACCAAGATTATTCTATTTGGACGGTCTTTAGGAGGAGCAGTTGCAATCCATTTAGCCTCTGAAAATGCTCATAGAATTTCTGCTGTAATGTTAGAAAACACATTTCTTAGCATTCCTCATATGGCTAGCACCTTGTTTTCATTTCTCCCAATGAGGTACCTTCCATTATGGTGCTACAAAAATAAGTTCCTCTCTTACAGAAAAATTTCCCTGTGTCGAATGCCTTCATTGTTCATCTCGGGGCTTTCGGACCAGTTAATCCCTCCATTCATGATGAAGCAGTTGTACGAACTGTCCCCATCTCGGACTAAAAGACTGGCAATCTTTCCAGATGGGACACACAATGATACATGGCAGTGCCAAGGCTATTTTGCTGCTCTTGAACAGTTTATTAAAGAACTGACCAATAATCACTGTCCTGAGGAGATTGGGAAAACATCAAATGTTACaataatataa